In Ciconia boyciana chromosome 3, ASM3463844v1, whole genome shotgun sequence, a genomic segment contains:
- the PLN gene encoding phospholamban has translation MEKVQYITRSALRRASTIEVNPQARQRLQELFVNFCLILICLLLICIIVMLL, from the coding sequence ATGGAGAAGGTCCAATACATAACCCGCTCTGCTCTGAGGAGAGCCTCAACTATTGAGGTCAACCCACAAGCACGCCAAAGGCTCCAAGAGCTCTTTGTGAATTTCTGCCTGATTTTAATTTGCCTCTTGCTGATCTGTATCATTGTGATGCTCCTCTGA